A single Nitrosospira multiformis ATCC 25196 DNA region contains:
- the gloA gene encoding lactoylglutathione lyase, translating into MRILHAMLRVGDLEKSIAFYTDVLGMKVLRRKDYPEGRFTLAFVGYQDEAEGTVLELTHNWDTGKYDLGTGYGHIAIEVDNAYQACEEVKKRGGKVTREAGPMKHGVTVIAFVEDPDGYKIEFIQKKTA; encoded by the coding sequence ATGCGCATACTTCATGCCATGCTGCGCGTGGGCGATCTGGAAAAGTCGATTGCCTTTTATACGGACGTGCTGGGAATGAAAGTGCTGCGCCGGAAAGATTATCCCGAGGGCCGGTTTACCCTCGCATTTGTCGGTTATCAGGATGAGGCGGAGGGAACGGTATTGGAACTCACCCACAACTGGGATACCGGCAAATACGACCTGGGAACTGGTTACGGACATATTGCGATCGAAGTCGATAACGCCTATCAGGCGTGTGAGGAAGTGAAGAAACGGGGCGGCAAGGTTACACGCGAGGCAGGCCCGATGAAACACGGTGTTACCGTGATTGCGTTCGTGGAAGATCCTGACGGCTACAAGATCGAGTTCATCCAGAAAAAAACCGCGTAA
- a CDS encoding rubredoxin, which translates to MTTTETTEVRVYRCYMCLICGYVYDEAEGSPQEGIPPGTRWEDVPMNWTCPECSARKEDFEMVEI; encoded by the coding sequence ATGACTACCACCGAAACGACCGAAGTGCGTGTCTACCGTTGCTATATGTGCCTGATTTGCGGCTATGTATATGACGAGGCCGAAGGCTCTCCGCAGGAAGGTATTCCGCCCGGAACAAGGTGGGAGGATGTACCGATGAACTGGACATGTCCGGAATGTTCAGCGCGTAAGGAGGATTTTGAGATGGTGGAAATCTGA
- the thiD gene encoding bifunctional hydroxymethylpyrimidine kinase/phosphomethylpyrimidine kinase, giving the protein MSQPPPIVLSFAASDSTGGAGIQADILTLASMGCHPLSVITAVTVQDTAGVDDVMALDAEWVTDQARAVLEDMPVHVFKMGLLGSVEIIAAIAEVVSDYPNIPVVLDPVLASGRGDELANEEMVAAMRELLLPQATIITPNSLEARRLAQDYEDESDMPDLHQCAGRLLRLGCEYVFVTGTHENTSQVVNTLYGTTGIVRTDAWNRLTGSYHGSGCTLASAIAATLANGLPIAEGVYEAQEYTWQSLKAGFRPGMGQHLPDRLFWARDENGVEERNQAM; this is encoded by the coding sequence ATGTCTCAGCCACCCCCCATCGTACTTTCTTTTGCTGCCAGCGACTCTACCGGGGGCGCCGGTATCCAGGCTGATATTCTCACTCTGGCCAGCATGGGATGTCACCCCCTTTCGGTCATCACCGCCGTGACGGTGCAGGATACGGCGGGAGTAGATGATGTAATGGCCCTGGATGCAGAATGGGTGACGGATCAGGCACGCGCGGTTCTTGAGGACATGCCCGTGCATGTGTTCAAAATGGGTTTGCTGGGCAGTGTGGAAATTATTGCGGCGATCGCCGAAGTGGTTTCGGATTATCCCAACATTCCAGTCGTGCTGGACCCTGTGCTTGCCTCGGGCCGGGGCGATGAACTCGCCAATGAGGAAATGGTGGCTGCCATGCGGGAATTGCTGCTGCCGCAGGCAACCATCATCACGCCCAACAGCCTCGAAGCGCGGCGATTGGCGCAGGATTATGAGGATGAGTCCGATATGCCGGATTTGCACCAGTGCGCAGGCCGATTGCTGCGCCTGGGATGTGAATATGTATTCGTTACCGGAACCCATGAAAATACTTCGCAAGTGGTGAACACGCTATACGGAACTACCGGCATCGTGCGCACGGATGCATGGAATCGCCTGACGGGCTCGTATCATGGATCGGGGTGCACACTCGCCTCTGCTATCGCCGCCACGCTTGCCAATGGATTGCCTATTGCAGAGGGTGTATATGAAGCGCAGGAATACACCTGGCAATCGCTGAAAGCCGGGTTCAGGCCTGGAATGGGGCAACATCTGCCAGACAGGCTATTCTGGGCGCGTGATGAGAACGGTGTC